A region of Plantactinospora sp. BC1 DNA encodes the following proteins:
- a CDS encoding valine--tRNA ligase: protein MTETLDANRAAAPTLSAQYQPGEVEGRRYEEWVAAGRFRASAESDKPPFTIVIPPPNVTGSLHMGHAFEHTLMDALTRRRRMQGYEALWLPGMDHAGIATQNLVERQLASEGLSRHDLGREKFVERVWQWKAESGGKILGQMRRLGDSVDWDRERFTMDEGLSRAVQTIFKKLYDDGLIYRAERIINWCPRCLTALSDIEVEHTDDDGELVSIRYSDDVVVATTRAETMLGDTAVAVHPEDERYRHLIGTEVELPLTGRRIPIVGDEHVDPSFGTGMVKVTPAHDPNDFEIGQRHDLPSLTVMDERGVITAPGPFEGLDRFEARPAIVAALREQGRIVAEKRPYTHAVGHCSRCRTTVEPRLSLQWFVNTGPLARAAGDAVRDGRVKIEPADMAKRYFGWVDNMHDWCISRQLWWGHRIPVWYGPDGEVRCVGPDEEPPTGDGWTQDTDVLDTWFSSALWPFSTLGWPESTPDLAKFYPTSVLVTGYDILFFWVARMMMFGLYAMDGRQPFDVIALHGMVRDQYGKKMSKSFGNVVDPLDWIERYGADATRFTLARGANPGQDVPVSDEWCQGSRNFCNKLWNATRFALMNGAHVAGELPEPARLSTVDRWILSRLQQVTAEVDEQFEAYEFAKVCDVLYHFAWDDVCDWYVELAKPVLAGGGEPAEVTRRVLGHVLDQLLRLLHPVVPFVTDELWTALAGTENAGADPAGASVMTAAWPVAVPTLRDEAAEREVTELQRVVTEIRRFRSDQGLRPAQRVAARLDGLAGAGIAAHEPLIRSLVRLDEAGSDFAASATLAVSGAVTVALDTRGSIDVAAERARLTKDRAAAEKEISQARAKLDNPAFLAKAPAPVVDKIRDRLAAAEADLERIATALAALG, encoded by the coding sequence GTGACCGAGACTCTGGATGCGAACCGCGCCGCGGCCCCGACCCTTTCCGCCCAGTACCAGCCGGGCGAGGTAGAAGGTCGGCGCTACGAGGAGTGGGTAGCGGCCGGGCGTTTCCGGGCCTCGGCCGAGAGCGACAAGCCCCCGTTCACCATCGTCATCCCGCCGCCGAACGTCACCGGCTCGCTGCACATGGGCCACGCCTTCGAGCACACCCTGATGGACGCGCTCACCCGGCGCCGCCGGATGCAGGGCTACGAGGCGCTCTGGCTGCCCGGCATGGACCACGCCGGCATCGCCACCCAGAACCTCGTCGAGCGCCAGCTCGCCAGCGAGGGGCTCTCCCGACACGACCTCGGCCGGGAGAAGTTCGTCGAGCGGGTCTGGCAGTGGAAGGCGGAGTCGGGTGGCAAGATCCTCGGCCAGATGCGCCGGCTCGGCGACTCCGTCGACTGGGACCGCGAGCGCTTCACCATGGACGAGGGGCTGTCCCGGGCGGTACAGACGATCTTCAAGAAGCTCTACGACGACGGCCTGATCTACCGCGCGGAGCGCATCATCAACTGGTGCCCGCGCTGCCTCACCGCCCTGTCGGACATCGAGGTCGAGCACACCGACGACGACGGTGAACTCGTCTCGATCCGCTACAGCGACGACGTGGTGGTCGCCACCACCCGGGCCGAGACGATGCTCGGCGACACCGCCGTCGCCGTCCACCCGGAGGACGAGCGCTACAGGCACCTGATCGGGACCGAGGTCGAGTTGCCGCTGACCGGGCGACGGATCCCGATCGTCGGTGACGAGCACGTCGACCCGAGCTTCGGCACCGGCATGGTCAAGGTGACCCCGGCGCACGACCCGAACGACTTCGAGATCGGCCAGCGGCACGACCTGCCCTCGCTGACCGTGATGGACGAGCGCGGCGTGATCACCGCGCCCGGCCCGTTCGAGGGACTCGACCGGTTCGAGGCCCGGCCGGCGATCGTCGCCGCGCTGCGCGAGCAGGGCCGGATCGTCGCCGAGAAGCGGCCGTACACGCACGCGGTCGGGCACTGCTCGCGGTGCCGTACGACGGTGGAGCCTCGGCTGTCGTTGCAGTGGTTCGTCAACACCGGACCGCTGGCCCGGGCGGCCGGTGACGCGGTGCGGGACGGCCGGGTCAAGATCGAGCCCGCCGACATGGCGAAGCGGTACTTCGGCTGGGTCGACAACATGCACGACTGGTGCATCTCCCGGCAGCTCTGGTGGGGGCACCGGATCCCGGTCTGGTACGGCCCGGACGGCGAGGTGCGCTGCGTCGGCCCGGACGAGGAGCCGCCGACCGGCGACGGCTGGACGCAGGACACGGACGTGCTGGACACCTGGTTCTCCAGCGCGCTCTGGCCGTTCTCCACCCTCGGCTGGCCGGAGTCCACGCCCGACCTGGCGAAGTTCTATCCGACCAGTGTGCTGGTGACCGGCTACGACATCCTCTTCTTCTGGGTCGCCCGGATGATGATGTTCGGCCTCTACGCGATGGACGGCCGGCAGCCGTTCGACGTGATCGCGCTGCACGGCATGGTGCGTGACCAGTACGGCAAGAAGATGTCGAAGTCCTTCGGCAACGTGGTCGACCCGCTGGACTGGATCGAGCGGTACGGCGCCGACGCCACCCGGTTCACCCTGGCCCGGGGCGCCAACCCCGGTCAGGACGTGCCGGTCAGCGACGAGTGGTGCCAGGGCTCCCGCAACTTCTGCAACAAGCTCTGGAACGCCACCCGGTTCGCCCTGATGAACGGCGCGCACGTGGCCGGCGAACTGCCCGAGCCGGCCCGGCTCTCGACCGTGGACCGGTGGATCCTCTCCCGGTTGCAGCAGGTCACCGCCGAGGTGGACGAGCAGTTCGAGGCGTACGAGTTCGCCAAGGTCTGCGACGTGCTCTACCACTTCGCCTGGGACGACGTCTGCGACTGGTACGTCGAGCTGGCCAAGCCGGTGCTGGCCGGCGGTGGCGAGCCGGCCGAGGTCACCCGCCGGGTACTCGGGCACGTGCTCGACCAGTTGCTGCGGCTGCTGCACCCGGTGGTGCCGTTCGTCACCGACGAGCTCTGGACCGCGCTGGCCGGTACCGAGAACGCCGGTGCGGACCCGGCCGGGGCGTCGGTGATGACCGCCGCCTGGCCGGTGGCGGTGCCGACGCTGCGCGACGAGGCGGCGGAGCGCGAGGTGACCGAACTCCAACGGGTGGTCACCGAGATCCGCCGGTTCCGTTCGGACCAGGGGCTGCGGCCGGCGCAGCGGGTGGCGGCCCGGCTCGACGGGCTCGCCGGGGCCGGCATCGCCGCGCACGAGCCGCTGATCCGCTCGCTGGTCCGGCTGGACGAGGCGGGTTCGGACTTCGCCGCCAGCGCCACGCTCGCCGTCTCCGGCGCGGTGACGGTGGCACTGGACACCCGGGGCTCGATCGACGTCGCCGCCGAGCGGGCCCGGCTGACCAAGGACCGGGCCGCGGCGGAGAAGGAGATCAGCCAGGCCCGGGCGAAACTCGACAACCCGGCCTTCCTCGCCAAGGCGCCCGCGCCGGTGGTCGACAAGATCAGGGACAGGCTGGCGGCGGCCGAGGCGGACCTGGAGCGGATCGCCACCGCCCTCGCGGCACTCGGCTGA